The Zingiber officinale cultivar Zhangliang chromosome 10A, Zo_v1.1, whole genome shotgun sequence genome contains a region encoding:
- the LOC122026378 gene encoding pentatricopeptide repeat-containing protein At5g16640, mitochondrial-like isoform X2 produces MSQFRFLTSRRRLSALTSLFSQSPEPSSVSKHVACAVSNPEGKQPPPLSPKATAPNLYALVDLIDSFLQAKNLKSAFSAVCFLFKSGHATGAFILNLLMKGLCQGRSVSKAVQLFREVERKKWIFPDVVTYTILINGLCKDKRMEEAMELWREMVSGTGPGCSPNTVTYSTLMNGLSKAGRVEEAMSLLDNMKRSGLEANAYVYGPLVSGLCNAGSVDRALELFHDMSQKEIHPDLVLYNSLIHGLSKLGRWKEAKDMLHNMASQGIRPDVITYTSLIDGLCKDGKSSEALELFHEMSQKEIHPNLVLYNSLIHDLSKLGRWKEAKDMLHNMASQGIHPDAITFTSLIDGLCKDGKSSEALKLLGLMVEKGEEPSNVTYNVLINHLCKESLIDDAFEFLEKITREGKSPDVFTYNTLIQGLCNVGKTGEAMKVLGKMLDSRFGVEPNSWTFNMLIHGLCKRHYAKLALKVQKLMVRRGYTCDLVTFNTLLDGLLKTKDIQGAIYLKREMDCLGLEPDSFTYSILINGLCKMGHVEDAENLLREMKEKGMCPCSHDYNSIMTILAKTGRMERALSLFDEMQDNHKPDVVTFNILIDAACKTRDMDLVKDLFVDMHQSGITPDSVIYSTLINGFAESGKTDEAIQMLEHMNGSGFVPNVRIYDSLIRCLIKKGDNKNIVSLLHQMAAKDVAPDTRLMSTLLDTLSFDGEDKTLLKSLPNFSNALAGRTKFSCHELMEKLQRSCLEIRLPASEAS; encoded by the exons ATGTCCCAGTTCAGATTTCTCACGAGCCGCCGCCGCCTGAGCGCCTTAACCTCCCTGTTTTCCCAATCCCCCGAACCAAGCTCGGTCTCCAAGCACGTCGCTTGTGCTGTCTCCAATCCAGAAGGGAAGCAACCGCCGCCTCTCTCACCCAAGGCAACTGCCCCCAATCTTTATGCTCTCGTTGATCTGATCGACTCCTTCCTGCAGGCTAAAAACCTCAAATCCGCTTTTTCGGCTGTGTGTTTTCTGTTCAAGAGCGGCCATGCGACGGGCGCTTTCATTTTGAACCTGTTGATGAAGGGTCTCTGCCAAGGCCGCTCCGTTTCCAAAGCCGTGCAGCTGTTCCGAGAGGTCGAGCGCAAAAAGTGGATTTTTCCCGACGTCGTCACTTATACCATTCTCATCAATGGCCTGTGCAAGGATAAAAGGATGGAAGAAGCCATGGAGCTGTGGAGAGAGATGGTGTCGGGAACTGGTCCTGGCTGCTCCCCGAACACTGTCACCTACTCGACGCTTATGAATGGTCTCTCCAAGGCCGGAAGGGTGGAGGAAGCCATGTCCTTGCTGGATAACATGAAAAGGAGCGGGCTTGAAGCCAATGCGTATGTCTACGGTCCTCTTGTAAGTGGTTTGTGTAACGCTGGCTCCGTGGACAGGGCCCTGGAGCTCTTTCACGACATGTCCCAGAAGGAGATTCACCCAGATTTGGTCCTTTACAACAGTTTGATCCACGGTCTATCCAAGCTTGGGCGTTGGAAGGAGGCTAAAGATATGTTGCATAACATGGCGAGTCAGGGAATCCGTCCCGATGTGATAACGTATACTAGCTTGATCGACGGCCTCTGCAAAGATGGAAAGAGCTCCGAGGCCCTGGAGCTCTTTCACGAAATGTCCCAGAAGGAGATTCACCCAAATTTGGTGCTTTACAACAGTTTGATCCACGATCTATCCAAGCTTGGGCGTTGGAAGGAGGCTAAAGATATGTTGCATAACATGGCGAGTCAGGGAATCCATCCTGATGCGATAACGTTTACTAGCTTGATCGATGGCCTCTGCAAAGATGGAAAGAGCTCTGAGGCCCTGAAGCTGCTAG GTCTGATGGTGGAGAAAGGTGAAGAACCAAGCAATGTCACGTATAACGTCCTAATTAATCATCTGTGTAAGGAAAGCCTGATTGATGATGCTTTTGAGTTCCTTGAGAAGATTACCAGGGAAGGAAAATCACCGGATGTTTTTACTTACAATACACTAATCCAGGGTCTTTGCAATGTAGGCAAAACTGGTGAAGCAATGAAAGTGCTTGGTAAAATGCTTGATAGTAGGTTTGGAGTTGAACCCAATTCGTGGACCTTTAACATGCTTATACATGGACTTTGCAAGAGGCATTATGCTAAACTAGCCTTGAAGGTACAAAAGCTGATGGTACGTAGAGGGTACACCTGCGATCTGGTTACTTTCAATACGCTACTCGATGGACTCCTCAAGACGAAGGACATTCAAGGGGCTATCTACCTGAAAAGAGAGATGGACTGCCTAGGACTGGAGCCTGACTCTTTCACTTACAGCATCCTTATAAATGGGCTATGCAAAATGGGGCATGTTGAGGATGCAGAAAATCTCCTTCGTGAAATGAAGGAAAAAGGAATGTGTCCTTGCTCACATGATTATAATTCTATAATGACAATACTGGCTAAGACAGGTAGAATGGAGCGAGCACTGAGTTTATTTGATGAGATGCAGGATAACCATAAGCCTGATGTGGTTACCTTCAACATTTTAATTGATGCTGCATGCAAAACAAGAGATATGGATTTGGTAAAGGACTTGTTTGTGGATATGCATCAAAGTGGTATAACTCCTGATTCAGTTATATATTCTACATTAATAAATGGATTTGCTGAATCTGGAAAAACAGATGAAGCTATCCAAATGTTGGAGCACATGAATGGTAGTGGATTTGTTCCAAATGTTAGAATATACGATTCACTTATACGTTGCCTTATAAAAAAAGGTGATAATAAAAATATTGTTAGCTTGCTTCATCAAATGGCAGCAAAAGATGTGGCTCCTGATACAAGGCTCATGTCAACCCTTTTGGATACTCTGTCATTTGATGGAGAAGATAAGACCCTATTGAAATCTTTGCCGAATTTCTCAAATGCATTGGCCGGAAGAACAAAATTCTCATGTCATGAATTGATGGAAAAGCTCCAAAGATCTTGCCTTGAGATCCGATTACCTGCTAGTGAGGCATCTTGA
- the LOC122026378 gene encoding pentatricopeptide repeat-containing protein At4g28010-like isoform X1 — MSQFRFLTSRRRLSALTSLFSQSPEPSSVSKHVACAVSNPEGKQPPPLSPKATAPNLYALVDLIDSFLQAKNLKSAFSAVCFLFKSGHATGAFILNLLMKGLCQGRSVSKAVQLFREVERKKWIFPDVVTYTILINGLCKDKRMEEAMELWREMVSGTGPGCSPNTVTYSTLMNGLSKAGRVEEAMSLLDNMKRSGLEANAYVYGPLVSGLCNAGSVDRALELFHDMSQKEIHPDLVLYNSLIHGLSKLGRWKEAKDMLHNMASQGIRPDVITYTSLIDGLCKDGKSSEALELFHEMSQKEIHPNLVLYNSLIHDLSKLGRWKEAKDMLHNMASQGIHPDAITFTSLIDGLCKDGKSSEALKLLGLMVEKGVKPCYITYTSLIDGLCKDGKSSEALKLLGLMVEKGEEPSNVTYNVLINHLCKESLIDDAFEFLEKITREGKSPDVFTYNTLIQGLCNVGKTGEAMKVLGKMLDSRFGVEPNSWTFNMLIHGLCKRHYAKLALKVQKLMVRRGYTCDLVTFNTLLDGLLKTKDIQGAIYLKREMDCLGLEPDSFTYSILINGLCKMGHVEDAENLLREMKEKGMCPCSHDYNSIMTILAKTGRMERALSLFDEMQDNHKPDVVTFNILIDAACKTRDMDLVKDLFVDMHQSGITPDSVIYSTLINGFAESGKTDEAIQMLEHMNGSGFVPNVRIYDSLIRCLIKKGDNKNIVSLLHQMAAKDVAPDTRLMSTLLDTLSFDGEDKTLLKSLPNFSNALAGRTKFSCHELMEKLQRSCLEIRLPASEAS, encoded by the coding sequence ATGTCCCAGTTCAGATTTCTCACGAGCCGCCGCCGCCTGAGCGCCTTAACCTCCCTGTTTTCCCAATCCCCCGAACCAAGCTCGGTCTCCAAGCACGTCGCTTGTGCTGTCTCCAATCCAGAAGGGAAGCAACCGCCGCCTCTCTCACCCAAGGCAACTGCCCCCAATCTTTATGCTCTCGTTGATCTGATCGACTCCTTCCTGCAGGCTAAAAACCTCAAATCCGCTTTTTCGGCTGTGTGTTTTCTGTTCAAGAGCGGCCATGCGACGGGCGCTTTCATTTTGAACCTGTTGATGAAGGGTCTCTGCCAAGGCCGCTCCGTTTCCAAAGCCGTGCAGCTGTTCCGAGAGGTCGAGCGCAAAAAGTGGATTTTTCCCGACGTCGTCACTTATACCATTCTCATCAATGGCCTGTGCAAGGATAAAAGGATGGAAGAAGCCATGGAGCTGTGGAGAGAGATGGTGTCGGGAACTGGTCCTGGCTGCTCCCCGAACACTGTCACCTACTCGACGCTTATGAATGGTCTCTCCAAGGCCGGAAGGGTGGAGGAAGCCATGTCCTTGCTGGATAACATGAAAAGGAGCGGGCTTGAAGCCAATGCGTATGTCTACGGTCCTCTTGTAAGTGGTTTGTGTAACGCTGGCTCCGTGGACAGGGCCCTGGAGCTCTTTCACGACATGTCCCAGAAGGAGATTCACCCAGATTTGGTCCTTTACAACAGTTTGATCCACGGTCTATCCAAGCTTGGGCGTTGGAAGGAGGCTAAAGATATGTTGCATAACATGGCGAGTCAGGGAATCCGTCCCGATGTGATAACGTATACTAGCTTGATCGACGGCCTCTGCAAAGATGGAAAGAGCTCCGAGGCCCTGGAGCTCTTTCACGAAATGTCCCAGAAGGAGATTCACCCAAATTTGGTGCTTTACAACAGTTTGATCCACGATCTATCCAAGCTTGGGCGTTGGAAGGAGGCTAAAGATATGTTGCATAACATGGCGAGTCAGGGAATCCATCCTGATGCGATAACGTTTACTAGCTTGATCGATGGCCTCTGCAAAGATGGAAAGAGCTCTGAGGCCCTGAAGCTGCTAGGTCTAATGGTGGAGAAAGGTGTAAAGCCATGCTATATCACGTATACTAGCTTGATCGATGGCCTCTGCAAAGATGGAAAGAGCTCCGAGGCCCTGAAGCTGCTAGGTCTGATGGTGGAGAAAGGTGAAGAACCAAGCAATGTCACGTATAACGTCCTAATTAATCATCTGTGTAAGGAAAGCCTGATTGATGATGCTTTTGAGTTCCTTGAGAAGATTACCAGGGAAGGAAAATCACCGGATGTTTTTACTTACAATACACTAATCCAGGGTCTTTGCAATGTAGGCAAAACTGGTGAAGCAATGAAAGTGCTTGGTAAAATGCTTGATAGTAGGTTTGGAGTTGAACCCAATTCGTGGACCTTTAACATGCTTATACATGGACTTTGCAAGAGGCATTATGCTAAACTAGCCTTGAAGGTACAAAAGCTGATGGTACGTAGAGGGTACACCTGCGATCTGGTTACTTTCAATACGCTACTCGATGGACTCCTCAAGACGAAGGACATTCAAGGGGCTATCTACCTGAAAAGAGAGATGGACTGCCTAGGACTGGAGCCTGACTCTTTCACTTACAGCATCCTTATAAATGGGCTATGCAAAATGGGGCATGTTGAGGATGCAGAAAATCTCCTTCGTGAAATGAAGGAAAAAGGAATGTGTCCTTGCTCACATGATTATAATTCTATAATGACAATACTGGCTAAGACAGGTAGAATGGAGCGAGCACTGAGTTTATTTGATGAGATGCAGGATAACCATAAGCCTGATGTGGTTACCTTCAACATTTTAATTGATGCTGCATGCAAAACAAGAGATATGGATTTGGTAAAGGACTTGTTTGTGGATATGCATCAAAGTGGTATAACTCCTGATTCAGTTATATATTCTACATTAATAAATGGATTTGCTGAATCTGGAAAAACAGATGAAGCTATCCAAATGTTGGAGCACATGAATGGTAGTGGATTTGTTCCAAATGTTAGAATATACGATTCACTTATACGTTGCCTTATAAAAAAAGGTGATAATAAAAATATTGTTAGCTTGCTTCATCAAATGGCAGCAAAAGATGTGGCTCCTGATACAAGGCTCATGTCAACCCTTTTGGATACTCTGTCATTTGATGGAGAAGATAAGACCCTATTGAAATCTTTGCCGAATTTCTCAAATGCATTGGCCGGAAGAACAAAATTCTCATGTCATGAATTGATGGAAAAGCTCCAAAGATCTTGCCTTGAGATCCGATTACCTGCTAGTGAGGCATCTTGA